A single region of the Chionomys nivalis chromosome 23, mChiNiv1.1, whole genome shotgun sequence genome encodes:
- the Ucp3 gene encoding putative mitochondrial transporter UCP3 isoform X3 — protein sequence MVGLQPSEVPPTTVVKFLGAGTAACFADLLTYPLDTAKVRLQIQGENPGAQSVQYRGVLGTILTMVRTEGPWSPYSGLVAGLHRQMSFASIRIGLYDSVKQFYTPKGEDHSSIAIRILAGCTTGAMAVTCAQPTDVVKVRFQAMIRLGTGGERKYRGTMDAYRTIAREEGVRGLWKGTWPNITRNAIVNCAEMVTYDIIKEKLLDSHLFTDNFPCHFVSAFGAGFCATVVASPVDVVKTRYMNAPPGRYRSPLHCMLKMVAQEGPTAFYKGFMPSFLRLGAWNVMMFVTYEQLKRALMKVQM from the exons ATGGTTGGCCTTCAGCCTTCAGAAGTGCCTCCGACAACAGTTGTGAAGTTCCTAGGGGCTGGCACGGCAGCCTGTTTTGCTGACCTCCTCACCTACCCCCTGGACACTGCCAAGGTCCGCCTGCAG ATCCAGGGGGAGAACCCAGGGGCGCAGAGTGTACAGTACCGCGGCGTGCTGGGTACCATCCTGACCATGGTGCGCACTGAGGGTCCCTGGAGCCCCTACAGCGGGTTGGTTGCTGGCCTGCATCGTCAGATGAGCTTTGCCTCCATTCGAATTGGCCTCTACGATTCTGTCAAACAGTTCTACACTCCCAAAGGAGAGGACC ACTCCAGCATCGCCATCAGGATTTTAGCAGGCTGCACCACGGGAGCCATGGCAGTGacctgtgcccagcccacagatgtGGTGAAGGTCCGATTTCAAGCCATGATACGCCTGGGAACTGGAGGCgagaggaaatacagagggaCTATGGATGCCTACAGAACCATTGCCAGGGAGGAAGGAGTCAGGGGCCTGTGGAAAG GGACTTGGCCCAACATCACGAGAAATGCCATTGTCAACTGTGCTGAGATGGTGACCTATGACATCATCAAGGAGAAGCTGCTGGACTCTCACCTGTTCACTG ACAACTTCCCCTGTCACTTTGTCTCCGCCTTTGGAGCTGGCTTTTGTGCCACAGTGGTGGCCTCTCCAGTGGATGTGGTAAAGACCAGATACATGAATGCTCCCCCAGGCAGGTACCGCAGCCCGCTACACTGTATGCTGAAGATGGTGGCGCAGGAGGGCCCCACAGCCTTCTACAAAGG ATTTATGCCCTCATTTCTGCGTTTGGGAGCCTGGAATGTGATGATGTTTGTAACCTACGAGCAGCTGAAACGGGCCTTGATGAAAGTTCAG ATGTAA
- the Ucp2 gene encoding dicarboxylate carrier SLC25A8: MVGFKATDVPPTATVKFLGAGTAACIADLITFPLDTAKVRLQIQGENQGLVHTAANAQYRGVLGTILTMVRTEGPRSLYNGLVAGLQRQMSFASVRIGLYDSVKQFYTKGSEHAGIGSRLLAGSTTGALAVAVAQPTDVVKVRFQAQARAGSGRRYQSTVEAYKTIAREEGIRGLWKGTSPNVARNAIVNCAELVTYDLIKDTLLKANFMTDDLPCHFTSAFGAGFCTTVIASPVDVVKTRYMNSALGQYCSAGHCALTMLQKEGPRAFYKGFMPSFLRLGSWNVVMFVTYEQLKRALMAAYGS; the protein is encoded by the exons ATGGTTGGTTTCAAGGCCACAGACGTGCCCCCGACAGCCACCGTAAAGTTCCTGGGAGCTGGTACAGCTGCCTGCATTGCAGATCTCATCACGTTTCCTCTAGACACCGCCAAAGTGCGGCTGCAG ATCCAAGGAGAAAATCAAGGCCTAGTGCACACTGCAGCCAACGCCCAGTACCGTGGCGTGCTGGGCACCATCCTAACCATGGTGCGCACCGAGGGTCCACGCAGCCTCTACAATGGGCTGGTCGCCGGCCTGCAACGCCAGATGAGCTTTGCTTCGGTCCGCATTGGCCTCTATGACTCTGTAAAGCAGTTCTACACCAAGGGCTCAGAAC ATGCAGGCATTGGGAGCCGCCTCCTGGCAGGTAGCACCACAGGTGCCCTAGCTGTCGCTGTGGCCCAACCTACAGATGTGGTAAAGGTCCGTTTCCAGGCTCAGGCCCGGGCTGGCAGTGGTCGGAGATACCAGAGCACCGTCGAAGCCTACAAGACCATTGCACGAGAGGAGGGCATCCGGGGCCTCTggaaag GGACCTCTCCCAATGTTGCCCGTAATGCCATTGTCAACTGTGCTGAGCTAGTGACCTATGACCTCATCAAGGATACTCTCCTGAAGGCCAACTTCATGACAG ATGACCTCCCTTGCCACTTCACTTCCGCCTTCGGGGCGGGCTTCTGCACCACGGTCATCGCCTCCCCCGTCGATGTGGTCAAGACAAGATATATGAACTCTGCCTTGGGCCAGTACTGCAGCGCAGGTCACTGTGCCCTTACCATGCTCCAGAAGGAGGGACCCCGAGCCTTCTACAAGGG gTTCATGCCTTCCTTCCTCCGCTTGGGGTCCTGGAATGTAGTGATGTTTGTCACCTATGAGCAGCTCAAAAGGGCTCTGATGGCTGCCTACGGATCCTGA
- the Ucp3 gene encoding putative mitochondrial transporter UCP3 isoform X1 encodes MVGLQPSEVPPTTVVKFLGAGTAACFADLLTYPLDTAKVRLQIQGENPGAQSVQYRGVLGTILTMVRTEGPWSPYSGLVAGLHRQMSFASIRIGLYDSVKQFYTPKGEDHSSIAIRILAGCTTGAMAVTCAQPTDVVKVRFQAMIRLGTGGERKYRGTMDAYRTIAREEGVRGLWKGTWPNITRNAIVNCAEMVTYDIIKEKLLDSHLFTDNFPCHFVSAFGAGFCATVVASPVDVVKTRYMNAPPGRYRSPLHCMLKMVAQEGPTAFYKGFMPSFLRLGAWNVMMFVTYEQLKRALMKVQIFSSPACRGGNRPNSTLLDFLLLSHCLYLQRQCCT; translated from the exons ATGGTTGGCCTTCAGCCTTCAGAAGTGCCTCCGACAACAGTTGTGAAGTTCCTAGGGGCTGGCACGGCAGCCTGTTTTGCTGACCTCCTCACCTACCCCCTGGACACTGCCAAGGTCCGCCTGCAG ATCCAGGGGGAGAACCCAGGGGCGCAGAGTGTACAGTACCGCGGCGTGCTGGGTACCATCCTGACCATGGTGCGCACTGAGGGTCCCTGGAGCCCCTACAGCGGGTTGGTTGCTGGCCTGCATCGTCAGATGAGCTTTGCCTCCATTCGAATTGGCCTCTACGATTCTGTCAAACAGTTCTACACTCCCAAAGGAGAGGACC ACTCCAGCATCGCCATCAGGATTTTAGCAGGCTGCACCACGGGAGCCATGGCAGTGacctgtgcccagcccacagatgtGGTGAAGGTCCGATTTCAAGCCATGATACGCCTGGGAACTGGAGGCgagaggaaatacagagggaCTATGGATGCCTACAGAACCATTGCCAGGGAGGAAGGAGTCAGGGGCCTGTGGAAAG GGACTTGGCCCAACATCACGAGAAATGCCATTGTCAACTGTGCTGAGATGGTGACCTATGACATCATCAAGGAGAAGCTGCTGGACTCTCACCTGTTCACTG ACAACTTCCCCTGTCACTTTGTCTCCGCCTTTGGAGCTGGCTTTTGTGCCACAGTGGTGGCCTCTCCAGTGGATGTGGTAAAGACCAGATACATGAATGCTCCCCCAGGCAGGTACCGCAGCCCGCTACACTGTATGCTGAAGATGGTGGCGCAGGAGGGCCCCACAGCCTTCTACAAAGG ATTTATGCCCTCATTTCTGCGTTTGGGAGCCTGGAATGTGATGATGTTTGTAACCTACGAGCAGCTGAAACGGGCCTTGATGAAAGTTCAG ATTTTCTCAAGTCCTGCTTGTCGGGGTGGCAACAGACCCAATTCCACCCTCCTagacttccttcttctctctcactGCCTTTACCTACAGAGACAATGCTGTACCTGA
- the Ucp3 gene encoding putative mitochondrial transporter UCP3 isoform X2, with protein sequence MVGLQPSEVPPTTVVKFLGAGTAACFADLLTYPLDTAKVRLQIQGENPGAQSVQYRGVLGTILTMVRTEGPWSPYSGLVAGLHRQMSFASIRIGLYDSVKQFYTPKGEDHSSIAIRILAGCTTGAMAVTCAQPTDVVKVRFQAMIRLGTGGERKYRGTMDAYRTIAREEGVRGLWKGTWPNITRNAIVNCAEMVTYDIIKEKLLDSHLFTDNFPCHFVSAFGAGFCATVVASPVDVVKTRYMNAPPGRYRSPLHCMLKMVAQEGPTAFYKGFMPSFLRLGAWNVMMFVTYEQLKRALMKVQVLRESPF encoded by the exons ATGGTTGGCCTTCAGCCTTCAGAAGTGCCTCCGACAACAGTTGTGAAGTTCCTAGGGGCTGGCACGGCAGCCTGTTTTGCTGACCTCCTCACCTACCCCCTGGACACTGCCAAGGTCCGCCTGCAG ATCCAGGGGGAGAACCCAGGGGCGCAGAGTGTACAGTACCGCGGCGTGCTGGGTACCATCCTGACCATGGTGCGCACTGAGGGTCCCTGGAGCCCCTACAGCGGGTTGGTTGCTGGCCTGCATCGTCAGATGAGCTTTGCCTCCATTCGAATTGGCCTCTACGATTCTGTCAAACAGTTCTACACTCCCAAAGGAGAGGACC ACTCCAGCATCGCCATCAGGATTTTAGCAGGCTGCACCACGGGAGCCATGGCAGTGacctgtgcccagcccacagatgtGGTGAAGGTCCGATTTCAAGCCATGATACGCCTGGGAACTGGAGGCgagaggaaatacagagggaCTATGGATGCCTACAGAACCATTGCCAGGGAGGAAGGAGTCAGGGGCCTGTGGAAAG GGACTTGGCCCAACATCACGAGAAATGCCATTGTCAACTGTGCTGAGATGGTGACCTATGACATCATCAAGGAGAAGCTGCTGGACTCTCACCTGTTCACTG ACAACTTCCCCTGTCACTTTGTCTCCGCCTTTGGAGCTGGCTTTTGTGCCACAGTGGTGGCCTCTCCAGTGGATGTGGTAAAGACCAGATACATGAATGCTCCCCCAGGCAGGTACCGCAGCCCGCTACACTGTATGCTGAAGATGGTGGCGCAGGAGGGCCCCACAGCCTTCTACAAAGG ATTTATGCCCTCATTTCTGCGTTTGGGAGCCTGGAATGTGATGATGTTTGTAACCTACGAGCAGCTGAAACGGGCCTTGATGAAAGTTCAGGTATTGCGAGAATCTCCATTTTGA